One window from the genome of Diceros bicornis minor isolate mBicDic1 chromosome 1, mDicBic1.mat.cur, whole genome shotgun sequence encodes:
- the NSA2 gene encoding ribosome biogenesis protein NSA2 homolog, whose protein sequence is MPQNEYIELHRKRYGYRLDYHEKKRKKEGREAHERSKKAKKMIGLKAKLYHKQRHAEKIQMKKTIKMHEKRNTKQKNDEKTPQGAVPAYLLDREGQSRAKVLSNMIKQKRKEKAGKWEVPLPKVRAQGETEVLKVIRTGKRKKKAWKRMVTKVCFVGDGFTRKPPKYERFIRPMGLRFKKAHVTHPELKATFCLPILGVKKNPSSPLYTTLGVITKGTVIEVNVSELGLVTQGGKVIWGKYAQVTNNPENDGCINAVLLV, encoded by the exons ATG CCACAAAACGAATATATTGAGTTACACCGTAAGCGCTATGGATATCGTTTGGATTACCacgagaaaaagagaaagaaggaaggtcgAGAAGCTCACGAACGTTCAAAGAAGGCAAAAAAGATGATTGGTCTGAAAGCTAAGCTGTACCATAAACAGCGCCATGCTGAGAAAATCCAAATGAAAAAGAC tatcAAGATGCATGAAAAGAGAAACACCAAACAAAAGAATGATGAAAAGACTCCACAAGGAGCAGTACCTGCGTATCTGCTGGATAGAGAGGGACAGTCCCGAGCTAAAGTACTTTCCAATATGATTAAACAAAAACGAAAAGAGAAAGCG GGGAAATGGGAAGTCCCTCTGCCCAAAGTCCGTGCTCAGGGAGAAACAGAAGTATTAAAAGTTATTCgaacaggaaagagaaagaagaaagcatgGAAGAGGATGGTTACTAAAGTCTGCTTTGTTGGAGATGGTTTTACTCGAAAACCACCTAAGTATGAAAGATTCATTAGGCCAATG GGCTTACGTTTCAAGAAGGCCCATGTAACACATCCTGAACTGAAAGCCACCTTTTGCCTGCCAATACTTGGTGTAAAGAAGAATCCCTCATCCCCGCTATATACAACTTTGGGTGTTATTACCAAAGGTACTGTCATTGAAGTGAATGTGAGCGAGTTGGGCCTTGTGACACAAGGAGGCAAGGTTATTTGGG gAAAATATGCCCAGGTTACCAACAATCCTGAAAATGATGGATGCATAAATGCAGTCTTACTGGTTTGA